The sequence aGGATTATTTTGAATGGCACTTCAAAGAACTCATATGGAAAATAATTAAACTTTAACGTACggcaacattttgaaatatttaaaacaattttgtcaacttGTAAtcaaattgtttatataaaaaaggttTGAAGGCAAACATCGTTATTCAtgaaaatgtttactttattaatttgcatataaaaattataaattacaaaatacaaatgGGGTTAGTAACACCAAAACTAAACTGATGTAATTTGAAGCAATATATTCATCAGTTGTTACATGTAAGTGTCATTTTTATATCGCTTTCTAGACACATCATAAATAAACTGTTGCCATATTAAGAGAAAGTATACATTACCTGTCCAATAAAGCCTTCAATCAAAGTCTTGTTGTTGCCTTTTGATTGTGTGTTGAAGTTCCATCACAACTGCAAGGACGTATGAAGGGAAGTGTGACTAGTCTCCATGCATATCGAatgaatgattttgtttttatccATAAACATGTATGTCGAAGATGTTTTGTGACAATTTCTATTGTCGAGGTATTCcagtttacataatttatttctaaCAGCAAcacatttttctatttcttcGTAATATTACAGTAAACAAATgcgcaatattttttaaacttggtAATTATTTCAAGATATATAAACTTAATGGTTATAAACATTTATGTTTTACCATCGTCCGACACACAAATAGATTGTCtcaaaattatcattattttgtaACAGATGTGTGTCAAATTCTGACTGTGTATTGATGTATTTAATATGTTGTTTTCAGGTAAATGCAACGTTCGTTTCTTCAATCTCAAAACTAGCATTACCATCATTTTCAATCTtaaaataacgtgttttaaatgtttctgcCTATCCTTTTGTGTTGGTTTGTCTAGAAATCTCATTTACCGTTTGTGTGCGGAAATTTGTGAGCGTATGAAAGAGTCTTGGTCTATACTTAAGAAGTTGTACCGCTGTGaatgcaaaatataaattatCCAGTTTTAAGAGGTAACTATTCATAACATGAAAAAATTACACAGCTGGAGATTATAAGATTGATTCTATGAGATATTGTCATTCAGTAATGATTTTCAGCCTCATTTATAATAAGAAACCTCCATATATTAGGAATACGAATTCCTTTTGGCAGAGTAAATTTAGCTGTCTTCAATTAAGCACATAGACCATGAGTTTTCTAAAACTTACGCTTCGTTCCAACACATTAGGTATTCATGTTTTCTTATGCTAAATATATCTGACTTTGATACCAAATTCTAATGCCGTGTAAACCAATCAAAATGAAGTATCACAGTATAGCATATGTTCTTGCCTAATGAGACAAATAACACGCCTATACCCGTTCGTTATAATGTAATAAGCATTCTGATTGGCCACCGAGTTTTAAGCAAATGTGTTGTTGCTGCTGAATTCGCATTATAATATACAAATGCAAGGATTTTGGCTTATGTCTGGACTTGTTTCAAGAACACCTGTAGTAGACATGGGAACCCCAATgctgtatttgtaatatttgtttatgttacaaACTAGCCCATGGAAACCGCCGGGATCTACAGTATAAAAAGGCACTAAACTTAAACAACAGTCACAACGGGCTGTCTAAACGTAAAAGGCAGACCTAATagttgattttttaaagtttcattagctacacagaaaaaaatgaagataaattCAAGTGGTTTTGTCTGTTTTGCTTTTGCTGTTTTCTTGCACAGTACAGGTAAGATATTCGATTATATTTGTACAGTTTtctaatttaaatgtttgatatatatatataatttcgtTATTTAAACTGTTACTCTTTCGCATTTCGTCCATATTATACTGTTgtcctgttgttgtttttgtctttattttgacaaGACTCACTTATTTGAATATCTACAGGAAAAAGGAGCATCGACTAGTTCAAATAAGAACTCTCTCGTATAAATTTAGAATACTTTAAAATTGTTACTTCGATAACGACTTGCATATAAATCCATCTCAAACTTTAAGAGTAAACTTTGACTTATTTTACAATTCTTAAAATAGATTTCACtgaaaattatgatgttcattttgCTTGAGCCTCATAAGGATAGGCACTTATGTTACGTAAACGCTACTTAACGATAAACGTGTTGGCATGTAGTTCGTAGTTGTTACGTCTgctcaaatacaaaaaaaaatattcaaatacttgTTAACAAATAGAACGGGATTATAGCGTAAAtttcagaaatgcaatatttttcagtgttaacaaaatatgacttatGACTTTAACCATGAATCACTTGCGCAATTCATGGATTTACCGATGATTTTCTATCGTTTATTTCGCATGACCTCCGTTAATTACGAATTCATGACTTCATTTGGCACCAGCTGAGACCGTTAAATCTCTTATCAGTATTCAATGATTAGAATATATTTGAGCTTAAATCTGGAATATAATCGATGATTACTCACCGTTATTTAATCATGAAATTGCTAAAGGCTATTTGTTTTACTGAGAAAGAAATAATTTTCTTCAATTGAACACCAGTTGCAGTATTTAAAAAGTAGAAATATGTTGTTCGTGAGAAAAAGATTTTCTGATCTCACAAGTAGAAACAACAAATGGATACgaatttaatttacataaaacgaCCCCGAAATTTCAGAAATTATGAAACTTAGTAAAAAATGTGAACAATTACTTTTGTTAACATTGATGTATATGCAATGTAAATTGCCAAACTGTGTAGCATGAAAATCTAAGTTAAAGTTTATTACGTTTCTAAAGGCACCCGTCATAAACTACTTTACCGTCAGACATATGTTGCGAACTTATGACTCCTGAAAGGCATTGAAACATTTATGATTGTGGATTCCTTTATAAAGGATACTGAACATAAATGTCAATGGAATTCTTTGGGGTTTATacaattctatttcattttactgtaaaatgtaaTGACTCTTATGTCAGAACAGTTATTACGCACGCCTTTACCTTTATCAAGGTATATCTTTTACTAAAATTTCCGATTATAATAATTCATATTCGTCCAATTATGTGAAGTTAGTGAAGTTGCATTTGTTATTTTTCACTATGTTAATACCAGAAATATTTCTAAGCAATATTTTAATAATCCaataaaaatcatgtaataaaatgTGAATATGAATTAATCACATTCAAACACTTGATAAATGACAGCGCTAATGACCGCAATCATGTTGAGAATAACATCCATCATTTAATTGGAAAAGtaaaaatcaatcaatcaatcaatcaatcaatcaatcaatcaatcaatcaatcgaTCTAttccttaatgcaaattatctctaTATAGTCAGTGTATCCTCGAGATCAAGTTAACTTTAAGAGAGATAAAATATAGCTTCTATTGTCCCAATGAGTTAAAaggactaaaatgtcactactgttttgtgagacatgaaaacagggAATtgtgtatatatgcaaatgttgaaccagctcgaatgtgtagtacaatttgggtgtgtatataaagcagcatcgaaaccattcttattgggttagtggacttgctatCGCATGTGCGCGCTCATTTCTTCTGCAAGGCTCTTTgacgtaattggtctggtatattgtggtggtgacttagttcgtataaattcttgctatcatatatatatacaaatgaagTTCTTAATGTAAATGTGGTAAATATGTGACCAGATGTAAAACATCTGGTTCTCATATATTGTGATAGTGAAGACAAAACTACAAAATATGCCTCATTCATTCATGAAGTTCCTGAAGTTTCTCGTATTCAGTTCAGTACAATCGTTTGGTACATGCATATCGGAAGTGTCATAAACTGTTGAGATAGAAATCAACGAAACACGGTATGGAACGTTTAATTTAACTTTATcgttttctaaaacattttattgagCAGTGTCTGCATCTAATTACAGATGCCGCCATCACAGAATGGACAACTCCTACTATAGCATCAGTGGCAAGTGGAAGTGGAACGCTAACTGTTTCCGAATCCCAAGCtatttcaacaacaataacaacatatgTTGCCGTCACGGATGCATCTACTGTTACCTACGCATTGGGCTCTGCAGTTTCTCCTTTTGCCTTGTCCTCAACTGGTGTATTGACGATCACTGCAAACCTGGACGCCGATACAACCGCCTCTTACACGTTAGATGTGGTGTAAGTTTCGGTCGAATATTAATTTACAAGATAATCATACACCGAAAGCTAAGATCTATCAATTTACTTtcatacttttttatttctaaagagGTAGGCTACTTAACATTTGTAAATGCGCATGaccaaccggaagctaacatgGCGATttacagttgtttaaaaatgagagaaaatgcgcgACCACGAAAACACGAGCAACGCGACATATACACTTTATGCTTATATTAGATAGCTaccgcgcatactagtaaaattgtCAACTACACAGACTTCTACGGATACCTGTGAAAgcgaaatacactgaaaatggttaaatatccgtattttccttcttcgtTCAATATATAATAccttaataaaacattaaattacacaaatTACAATAAATTGCTGCAGTTCAACTattttgaatttacccttgtaacaagatATGCTACATTTTGAAGCCGCTGCTAAAGGTTTGGGCGTGACAGGTGTTGAACTTGTTTGaacgttttattttttctcatgaacagacacaatcaaaccgagtagttcttttattttgctaaatatttttatgaaacaaacatCTTTCTATTATTGGTAAGTTATGTTTTGCTATATTTCGAAAGTTGAAAAAAGTTAAGATCGAATCAAAGATACGGTAAGGAAATTTCATATAGAAGGTCTAACATTTACATCAACTTCTGTTTCTTTTCAAAGCTGATTGAGTttgatatgtacagtttattttaaaaGCGTACATCGCTTTTACCACTTACTTATCATTGAAAAAACACAAGAAAGACGTCTCATGTGTCTGACTTGTTCTTAAGGTTATGTCGAGTTTAGATTGGTTACATTTCATCAAATTTACAAGTATGTATGTTATAAGTTAGTTTTTCGTTAAGGTCTAGTTAGTTACTGCTGCAATTTCCTAGTTGACAACTATATGACAATATTGACACATGTGCTTTGTAGAGATAACGTATGTTTCTTGCGTATTAAAAGATCTGCAGAATCTCTAGGATGGTGCAGACAGTTTAACAAAGATGCGTAAACTCGATTCAATCATAAAAACGTGTGAAAAGCTAACCACATGAATGCATTGTCCATCCCATTATATGTTCATGAAATGCACGGAAACGTCAGAGACATTTGATCATGGTTACGTCATTACCTtttgaattatttgttttatggtcgtaatacgtttacgcttggCTAAAGAACACACATATGTAAGAGTGAGTGAAACACTGCGTAGGCGCATGAATCTCCatgttaacacacgtttactctcctgttaaaacaccaccTTGAAACAATATGAACAGAACTTTAATGCTAAACTGGCAAAACCTTTCACCAAACattagatattttatttctagAATGTAACAGTGTTTTAAATGATCATGACAGTTTCACAATTGAAGCCTCGTTAGTCCAAAGCCGTGTGATAGGacaattacaaaaacaacaatatacttCTGTATTGCATTAAATCCAATCAGAAGTTGAACTGTGTTAACTCATAAAGATTGGTCAGTGCCAAATCGGAATGTGCAATTATTGCATTTAAGTAGTCAAATATGTATTGGATTAGATGCCACAATTATTGATAATATCTTGAATATTTTGCTGTGTTTCAATAGTACAAAATGCAAAAGTCATTGCCACCTTCCTCGTGTATTTAGATGAGTGTGTATTTTATTCTCTTGTTCCGACATGAAGTAAAATGGTTAAAAGCATTTTTGTAGGTAAAAAAGACAAATGATTTACAGATAACTGCAAATCGTGTAACATTCACATCTCATGAATTATTGTTTATATCAGAATTGCATTAAATGTAAGATTTACAAATTCCATCAGAATAAATCTGTACGACCTAAACAAACTTCTCTAAGCAGAATGTATATCCAATATGGCACTAAACTCCTACCTAGTTTATAGCTGACACACACGAATCTttgcatatttaattttttatcgcTGGAGAAATAGGGACTGCTCGCCAAAATAACATCAATCAATGTAATGTCATAGCTGCTCTGACTTTAAAAATCAGTCAAGTTGGCCCGTATTATAACgttattaatcaagcgatttTAGATTGGCATTGTTATTTCTCCAAGGGTTATCGCACTGGCCCAAGGCCGTAGGTTAAAGCTGAATAAAAAGACGGCGAAAATTTTGCAATTAATGCACatgtacaaaattattgaaacGCATTTGTATAGCTATGACACGGttataatgtataattataaaacaaaaatagaaataaaatcagtTCTAGAATGCTTGttctattattatattatattatattatattatattatattatattatattatacattgtCATATTCTTATAGAGCTACAGATGATGCAACACCAGCGGCGTCAGGTACAGCCACCATAGCAGTCACAGTAACTGATGTCGACGTGGCACCAGAATTCGGTTCAGCTTCTTACACTCAATGTATAGCTGACGGATCTGCTGCTGGTgagattttgcaaattttaaagctatGCTGTTGGATGTAGACATGTTTCGTTAAGTGTATGTACCTTAAGTATAGGCTGAGCATGTAATTGTGCTATTATTCAGAAATTCAGAAAACATTTGAAATTCGAGCTGAATACAAATTTAGTAAACAATACGCGTTTTCGCATGGTTAAAAGTTAGAGCATTATCATAGGTGGTTATAGTTTTGAAAACAACGGAGTTTTATATTCACGACGTTTTTGAATTTGctaactgaaaattgaaaattattggCACTCCTCATTTTTGTTGCAGGGAATGCCAAAATTAGTTATGGAGAAAACGTAATGAAACGGAAATTAGTCATTCATTGTCATTACGGGTCTTTGACCTTAAACTATCTCGAAAAAGTAACTCATCAAAAGTACATAAATTACACATGCATTTACTTCGTCTTTGTGCAGATTATAATCTTATCAATATCGTTTAAAATGATAGGTTTGAAGAAGCTGtggttttggaacgtggctttccgtgtttaatatattgatttttgaTTTCTAATCATTTTCTTATATACTTCCAGATACGACTCTAATAACTGTCCTTGCAACCGATTCTGACCCTGGAGATACGATTACACACAGtataaattgtaagtaaaaagccCTTAATACTTACTAACGCATATCATTACTTCATTTAAGTACTTTGGAATTCATTTGAGTTTTTAGTTCCAGCTTAGCGACAGTATAACATGTAAGTCCAAATAAGAAAGTGATATAAGACGAAAAGGTGGgttttatttaatatgtatatgagggtaagagtgaggttaggtgcaccatacaTCGGTTTAAGCTCTCCGGTTTtggttttgtcactgaccgttcaaaggtaGTGctccattgtgttcctttatgtgtgtgtgtgtgtgtgtgtgtgtgtgtgttggtcgtgtgcaggTCTGCTTGCTGGGTTTGCGTgcagggaggctgcgtttttagaacggggctttccctgtttgatattcatccttgtttctATGCTTTCATTTCGAAAGACTTACCTTCTCAGATATGCTTAGATAAAAAATTCTTCAAACAAAACGAAAATAGTAAacaaagtgtatatttatttaaaaagacgGTACACTTAGCAAatcaattattaatttaatttgctactaaaatgGGCCACCCCCTcattaactttaaaatttgataaaatgtgaaTATAGCAGATAtcaatcacaaaaaaaaaatatacaaacttaaCCAACGAAAAATTACGTGTCACATGTCTTTGCTATTTCTTTTCCATAGAAGATAAACATACATTCTTCGCCAGTTTATTTTAAGACTCTGTACGTTTGACAAACCGGAATTAATGCCGtgatgtcatttatccggatattGTAGAATAATGTCTGGACTCGGCATGTGGAAACAAAACTCGTTTTATTATTTAATGGCAACCCATGTGTAAATTGACATGACAGCTTTACTATCTATATAAAGATGGAACAAGATATTAAAGATGTTGACAAGTTAAATACTTCCATATATCGTTTAAAATCAGGTGAACATATGCAGATCTCTTTATTCTTTagcaaatatgaaaaataaactaccaaacaaacaaacacacaggcatatatattttatttaacacCTTTTTAGACCATTTGTTAATTTATTATTGcgagaagtttcatcaaagtctaaaaatatatgcaaaaatgcCATGAAAATTACGGTTTCCAACACATGAAATTTGATTGTGTAAACGAGTGCGAAATCCAAAATTTTTATAtcaatctagcaaaaaaaaaaaaaaaaaaaaaaacgaaaacaacaacaacaaaacaacatcaacaacaaaaaaatcaagcacacaaaccattttttttatctGTCAGATTTTCTGAGTATATTCTGCTGAAAAGAAGGTATATTTAAAGGTCATGTCTGTTTGTTGATTATAGTGATTATAGTAAGAAGAATGGGAGATCGTAAAAGTTTGATTGTtaacatttttcacataaattaatGCAAGCATTAAACATTTGTATTAAATAAATCAAATCTAGTTGcttaaaatgtttgcattttatcATTAGGTGTTTTCggtgttttatgatttttttaattgTGATCTTATAGAACCTTGCAGCAAGGAATTTGTCCCTGTacagtacaaaaatcaattatttatttttaattgtaataCGCCATTGAAAACCTATTTATATAAAGAACttcatacatttcaaaatgtgtTGACCTTGTCTATCTTAATTCCTTAAATAGATACAAAATGAATGTTTCATTTGAATTCATTTTCAGCTGGTGACTCGAACTCTCATTTCAAAATTGATGCATCAACAGGCGTTATACAGGTGAACACTGGTGAGACCCTCGCCATGGCAACAACTGCAAGCTACACGCTTGTAATTCATGGAGTTGACAATGAATCACCAGCTAAAACAGGATCGACAACTGTGTCTGTGACAGTTGCTGCCGACTGTAACAACGCAGCAGCTCTAGGCGTCAGCGTTAGTGCAGTTCTAGTAACCATGCTTATGTCCATTCTATAAGTAAAACGAATATGTGGTCAGATgttacaagaacatttttataatggaaagattttgtttataatattggTATATTCCGGAGTCACATTATATTTGAAGATCAATAATGTCTAGAATTCATTTCCAGCAGTagcattttttaaagttttattaagatttaatactgtttaaaataacaatttagcTAAACATTATGTATTTTATGGGTACCAAATAATTTTCTTGACAACCAGTCAATCGAAATCGGAAaggacatttttatatttttatatgttttgtattagTTCTTTAGGTGAGATGACACAAGTAGATCtggatataaaatataaattgaaacttattatttcacTAACTTTTATCAGTAAGACACTATGCGGTGCTATCCAAAATAGCATACAGGTACAGCGCACACTTTCAAGTAACATTGTAAACTCTTAAATgtcgttttaaatagtttttgcAGTATTTGCAAATACAAATAGATAAAACAGTATCCAGATTTCTTCGTCTACTCCCTTTAGTACAATGTGTGCTGTGTGTAATTATGTTTGTCGTACTAACGGTTATTTGTCCAGAAATGATTCAGTAATGAGATACTATTGTATCGACAGTTGAGTCGTTTCCCAGTTCGAGCTATTTGCTTTGCTGTTCCTGCATTTTAAACGCTTTTttagatttcaaatatttttaattgttcCCTCAAAAAAGAAGTTGTTAGCATTTATTCTGACTGAGATGTTTTTAAACTATGTGTTTTTATAGTTTCGAAATACAAGTTATCATGTCCTGGATTCAAACGTAAAACCAACTTAATGTAAAACTAGCATCCAGTTGCTTAAGTTtgacaatttatttattgtcaagtCATCGGAACCAACGCAAATAATTATCTGTATAAATTATTAATGTTCAGTACTCTGTAAGTTTTACTTTTTCCTTTTCTTATgtggaagaaataaaatattgggAACAATAAactatgtttgttttattaactACCAGGATTTCACGTGGTACGTCTTTCTAGATTGTTTTAAAACATACACGTGTTCAAGTCACAACAGAGGAGTCTGCAAATAGCAGAAAACGATATATATCTTTATACCAGCGTGCATCAGGCTAGAAAAGCACTAGCTGAAATACAAACAATAGCTCATATTGCAAAACCACTTGATCAACACCAAATATGCACATTCAGTATTTCAATAGGATGGGATACTAATAATATATTATGCATACTGATACTgataatatatatgcaaaagataataggtaagggtagatttctcggaagcacagagcaccaaaatcaCAGCCCCatagccacgcatttacatagtaggcccacaacaaaaagaagctgtaatggaaaaatatttcagacgggttgcttcaaacatccaagaagtatatattaatataagctaaatattgataaaggggaatgAAATGGtaaagggcgaaatggggtcgggagTGGGgcaggaatccgaaggggaaagttaaacaaggacaaatatacaagggaatgccatattctttaaaaacagtcgcactacaacgcaaaccacaatagcgcagacactgcAAGTCCTGCATGTTAATGATCGTGTTGGCTTCCCGCTAGATATGATTGTGATCTTTTAACATCCGCTGTCAACATTTAAGTATCAACACTTACACAACTTCAATTAAAAGGAGTTTGACTATTAGAAGAACTAGGTGTTCTACTGTACTCGCCCTAGCGTCAATTTCGCCGCCGTTGCTTTGACAAATTTCTTGATTCTCCTTTATCTTCTTAACAACTACATCATTATCAGCTAAAAGGAATGGCCTTTTCTGATTATTCTGATTCTCAGAAAATCTAAAGACTTAATTCTAATTATTTTACGTATATTGAGTTGCATACCCTTGTATAgcatttacatattttctaatataatttcattagaaaCTTGCAAAAAACGTTTGATCATGATGAAAGTTCTGTTACATCTTTCTTGCATGTAGATgacaaatttcaatttaaaacctTTCCAAATTACAAACAATAAACGGTTGCTGCGTTGTTTGAATGTGACATTTCCTTTTGGTTTTCGTCCTTTTCGCGTGTTTTTATTACACAACAATAGACATTATTTTAagtaggtttggtgaaaatcactGGACTGGAACATACCAATTTTATGCATTACTAGGCTTGATCCTaatatataagagaagtggccaatGCATAATGAAGTTTGACAAGGCAAGGGCAATACTCATCGAATCGGAACATGccgataatatgcacaactaagcttggcAATAACCACtcttatgaagtttggtgtacaTAATGTAATTCCTCGAAACAGGTGCGCGGACAAGATTAAACACGAAAATTTACGGTCCATAACCCACAGAATATCACTGAAGCGGAACATGTcgacaataattttattttgtacattgAGGCTTGTCACTGATCATTCATGTAAGGTCTTGTTTAAATCCATCCAATAGTGTAACTTAAGTGgccaaaatataataaaatttaacgaATCAAAGGCAATAATTTCATTGAAAGTCACCAACCAGAAAATGTCGACAAGGCGCCCAAATAAACTAGGCAATGATTGCGAAAACTTTGTGACATACACACAGACTGGAGGACAGACAGAATGACAGACAAATGTACATAACTAAATCAATATGAGTCTCCCAATATAGGTGTAAATTATAATGAGAGAGTAAATGTCCTAAAGCTGCATATTGTGATCCGCTCCTTACTGACCACATACTGGGAAACGAATCCTTGTCATAAGTTAATTCCAAATATTCATAACTATTGGTAGATGGTCACAAAAATATCATCGGGAGTTTATCAAAACACCAGAgtgaaagaaaaaaagtgaagCTCTGTATTTACAGTTTTAAACAATTAACAAGATCTCAACAGATCGTGACAACAAACACCCTAGACctgtaaatttgatatttgccTAGGAAACACTCCCTTTTGTTCACAATAAGCTAACGGACAAATTATTTTGTGCAGTTCTCTGCAGCTACATCCATTCATAGTGGCAACCGTTAGCCAATATTTGCCCCTCCACCAAAAGAAATAGGAATAACATTAGGTTTTAGATTAAAGTGTATGGTACAGACATTGCTCTAGTTTGGTTTAAACCCAAGACTTCCCGCTGGTGATGCAGGTGCACTAACCATTAAGCAAGAGAGGACTGCTATCAAGATGCTAATGAAAAAGGAGTATAATTGAATACAACGAGATATTGCAATAAAGATCGAGTTTTATAGTGGTGCATAAATTCATCCTTTTTACACtatgaaaataataacaaaatggaccatattttcaacaagtaatgctatatttatataattttgacgAAGTTTCTAAATTGATAAGCTCAATTCATTGCAAacgataaaaaacattttaaaaccagCAGAACTTACAGCTTATATGAAACACTATTTTGAACCCATCGTGCATTATGTGGTTGAATCCCCTTTCGTGTCTCAATTTACAATGACCTGAAGTCATTAAATGTTTGTTATCTATAAAACAGGAAAATATATCACAAACTTAACTAAATATTTAATGATATCCTACTTTTGCGTAACGAAGATGACAATGAGGCGATATTGGCTTTAAAACGGATTCGTTATGTAAAATCGTTACTGCTACTTGCATAAACTGGTGTAAAATAAGTTATACTGTGTTATATGATACTGAAGGTATGACAAAGAAGATATAATTATATGGACTGCTACTGAGGTCTGACATGAATAAAAAGAGACTCATACGTTGAAATAATACTTTGTTTTCAATTCAAGTGCATTTCATGTCAGACAGTCATTCATGCTGCAGTCTCTGCACGTATCTCTTtctttacaaattttcaaaaggCTGAATTAACAGCCCAAATTtcaattatatatcatatttctgttttgactGTAATAAACGGTTGTTAGATGTTATCTTGTTTTGTGAATTGATTTCATAAATAAGCTGCATCCATTATCCTCGATTTCATTGAAATGCAAATACGGTGTTTTTGAATTGAAATCATAGCAAGTATGGCAGACATCTAGAAAAAAGGCATTACAAGTACACCACAACATCATTTCGTTATgcataaacaatgtaaaataacaaaaGGAAGGAATTTCTATCATGTGTCAATGTCAATTTTCTAAACAGCATAcatccacagacacttgggggtcaaaacCTGTCCCCCCTCCCAAGtcgcccctgccaaccttcaaccaatatattttcgctttttaaatcaaactgagcacatgtctcgatcatacaacaacttctgttaccatttcaatatgtttaaaaaatctcccacatgctatcaatgctcagaaaaactaaagacaacttactccgagcgttttcaacacaaactagcttgtccaaggaataggagaatagatcccagcttgatgtcaaatttactacacagagccgggacacagacaatatcgttagtggttaaaataaaaatact is a genomic window of Mercenaria mercenaria strain notata chromosome 18, MADL_Memer_1, whole genome shotgun sequence containing:
- the LOC123538374 gene encoding cadherin-related tumor suppressor-like; translation: MKINSSGFVCFAFAVFLHSTDAAITEWTTPTIASVASGSGTLTVSESQAISTTITTYVAVTDASTVTYALGSAVSPFALSSTGVLTITANLDADTTASYTLDVVATDDATPAASGTATIAVTVTDVDVAPEFGSASYTQCIADGSAADTTLITVLATDSDPGDTITHSINSGDSNSHFKIDASTGVIQVNTGETLAMATTASYTLVIHGVDNESPAKTGSTTVSVTVAADCNNAAALGVSVSAVLVTMLMSIL